CAACATATGTGAGAGTCAAGTTGATTTTTCTGGATTTAAGATGTTGCAAGACTACCCCTGACCACGCACTTTTCCATCTTATCTACAGATCCATGTTTAAAGCTACATCTATAAGCCCACCTTACTGTAAAAGGCGCACAGGATGATTTTTCACTCTGGTTCCcttcctggttattggccacaACGAGGAAGGAGCCTTTTGCTTCCTTCCATGATTTGACTTCCCTCTTCCCCAGTCCACTTCCATGCCTCCAATTTGGCAAAAAACAGACAGTCAGCTGGTTATGTAGGCAACATGGTTCTAATTGTCTAGTAAGAGTTCAAAAGTCAATATTCATGTAAGTACGAAGGTTGCGTTCCCAGGCTTTAGCCTTGGCCTCTCTACGCCGGGCCTCCCGTTTCCCCACTGTTGCTGCTCGTTCCACCCTGGGTCGCTGATCTCTGGGTTGCTCCACAGCACTGGGGTCATTGGCATCAAAGTGGGTAACCTTGGGTTTGAGATTGCTGCAGAAGCCCAGGCCCTTCTGATCTCGCTTGAGGACAGTCTGGATAGGGAATTTGCGGCCAGTGCCCTCAGGCCCCAAGCCAGCTTCCTGGTCCCAGCCACCTTTGACCATCAGTTGGAAGCCCACATTGTTCTCGGGAATGTGGTAGCGAGTGGGGGGAAGTGGGTCACGCCGACTGAAAAGGTGGGCAGTGGAGCGTTCATGGAGAGCCACAGTGTCCTCGCTGTAGTGTGTCTGGCACACGGCACAGTATTTTCTCTCAGTTGGCACCTGTAAACTGCATAAAGAAGGTAAATTGATTAAGCAAAGTCAGGCTGACTTGAGTAACTCTCAAAGCATTTATCAGGCGACAAATTTGCAGAAGTACACACTCCCTTTGAAAAACAGAAGTACCTATCTATTGTTCTTGAATAGTTCCCCCCCCCCGTGTAAATATTACTAGAGGATCTTACCATCCCTTTATCAGTTTACCTTCGTCTAGTATAGAGGACTCTATCTTGATTCAACATgtgtggaatgtatgtgggaacATTTAAATAGATGCATTTCCGTACATAAAGTGTGTGTGCGCATCCATGTGAAAAAGAGAGCACAGTACTGTCTTAAGTaaaaggaaagtgtgccgtcgagtcagttttgactcctggtgaccacagagtcctgtggttttctttggtagaatacaggaggggtttaccattgcctcctcctgcgcagtatgagattatgcctttcagcatcttcctatatcgctgctgcccgatataggtgtaccagtggggatttgaaccggcaacctcttgcttgttagtcaagcatttccccgctgagccattaggtggctatactaACTATTGCTAactcattgtaaaccgcttagagagctccggctatagagcggtatataaatgtaagtgctattgctattgctaaatggcagtcatgtgggtTTTCTGGATTTTCCCCCAGGCAACCCCTCCTGTACCTTAGATCAATTGGGATCCGATTTAACATATTTGACTTATATTTAATAAGcttgaggaaaaaataaatatttgattaggggaaaaaactaaaaaaacccacaaacttAATGTAGTGTAAGTATTAACATTCAAATacattcaaagctttatttggaaattatgtttATTGGAATAATGGTAAACATTTTAAGACATGGGAGGAAACTGAAGGCACTtaaaaattgtttatttattaaaatttatcATGTCCCCAAAGCTGTATATATTTCCTATGAATGTCATCTGAAAAAAACAATTACAACTTCTAAACTATCCAGTTTGACTGGTATTGTATTGATTCATTAGTTATTGATTTTGTAAAACACTATAGATTTTTAGAAACTGAATGTTTTCTGCCCCACATCACCACTAAATggaaccagggttccctctaaggcgtgtgcatgcttACACATTTTTTAATAtacgctcagttaattttagatcctggtCAGATGGAAtctggaaggtcccactctgaatgcatgtgtgcacacagtgacTTGATACCGCCACCCAGAAGAaacctcattctgcacacagatataTATTTAGAGAGAACATTGAATGAAACCTCCATGTAAATACCTCCAAAAACAGATGCCAGGAACAAACATCATGATTATTTCCATCATGCCCTAATTATGGTGTCCGAGAGAAATGTGGCTTCTGCTGGAGacaaatgctgaactagatggcccaTGGACAGATTAAGCAAAGCAACAGAAATACAATAGACACCTTCCTGACTAACCCTACAGAAGAATCCAATGCTTTTACACAACTGGCTGTGAAAGGTGGGAAAATAGGCCTATCTATTTATAAAGGACAAAACCTGTGGGGACTGATTATTCAGGCAATTTCAAAGATTTCATCTATAGACTCCAGAATTTGTCTACCATTGTTTTAAGAGGTGGGGATAGGAAGGATTGGAGAGGATATTAAAGGCTACAACCAGTTAGCCATCAGTTGCTTCAAGTACCTGGATCTATTTTGGCCTGCAAACACCTTCTCCTTACTTGTGGTCCACTGAGGTCTGGATATGGGGTAATAAAGACTGGTAGATTAATGCAGGGGTTCCTAGCTTTGGACCCAAGGCTGGAAACAGAGATATGGGATGGTAAGTTTCCTGACAGAAAATGTTCTAGTTCTAAAATGTCTACTTAGCCACTTGAAAAGCTTCTGAgatacagtgaggggaaattaatatgaCAGAGTAAGTTGTTTATGGAACAGCTTCCCCAATGAGGGCCAACTGGCACCATCacttttttgttcttttagatgccacgtgaagacctttctgttcactcaagcttttaaaaatggatttcaaAACACAAGTttttacagtgtgtgtgtgtgtgtgtgtgttgtgatttgatgtgtcaCATGTTTTTATTGGAcgttttaatgttgtgagccacccagagaacaatttgttatggggtggctaatgagtctattattattattattattatgctgctgctgctaactaTAAATGGGTCAAACAACATGCTAAATCAGATCACAATGtgtttagggcatcaggaaaaggTGTACAGTATTTTTTTGATAAACAAATTAATGAatgcaaatgagggggaaatttaaaaaatgttaggGAAACTCAAATCTcgggttgggaactcctgcattAATGGTCCTGCTTTACAGCAAGGCATGACCAGATGGCATTTTGATCTAATTCCTAACCATTCAGTAGGAGCAAGTAGAAACCAGAGCAGAggatagtctttttaaaaaaaactttgatAGGATATTCTCCATTTTGTTAGGACACCCTGGGTCTATGCAATAGTGCAAGACAATGTCAAAAGTAAATCCACACAGAGGGTAATTAGTTAAACTCACAGAAACAAGAAAGCTCACCTGGAAGACTCCTCCTTCACCCGGGGCCTTTCGCTTTCCTGTAAGACATCCACCACCTCTTGATGTCCTGCTTCCTCTGCCAAATCCATAGCATCCCGGCCTTGCATCTCACAAACCCCGATCCAGGCAGCACCATGGCTTAGAAGATACCTCACAGCCTCTCCACATCCAGCATAAGCAGCACACATTGTAGCTGTCCAATAATAACTATCTCTATAATTCACATCACACCCTTCCTTCTCTACCAGCGTCCGCAGAGACTTCAGATTGCCATCTTGGGCAGCTTTCAAGAGCTGATTCCCTTTGCGGGTGTCTGTCTCTCCTTGGTGGCTCTGAGTGCGAGGAGCCTCTTGTGCTGGTTGATGTGCATAAGGCACCTTTCGCTTCCTCTGCAAGGATCTCTCAAAATCACCAGAAGCCAGCAGGTTCTCATAGAAGGTGCGAGCTGCCTCCCCAGCTGTGTTGCCTTCTTCCTGGGCAGCAATAAGGGATCCTCTGCAGCTTTTTTTCTGGACATGTCCATCTCTCCAGAGATCTGATTCCTCCTGGGCACGAGTGAAGGTGATCAGTTGTGGACCACGGTTCATGATGAAGTATGGCAGTGCTGGCTACAAAGCAAGCACTACAACCCTGGGCTTCTCAGCCTGTTGAGTCAAGTCAGAGATTTACATATAATTAGCAAGATCCATGCTTTACTACCGTATGGTCAAGGTTACAATTCTGTGGGAGCATAGAAATGCATGTACTGTACTATTTTTAGAGCATCCTTTTTAGAGGTCCTTTGGGCAGGACCCAACTAGTTATTTGTAAAGCACCCTGCACATAGATGGCTATCTAAacaaattaataattataataatttagGGTTGGGTGCAGAATCTTaactttcatttattttatatttaaaaaaatttctacCCCTTAtggtttatttattgcatttttaagtTGTCTCATCACACAGACCCTAAGATGGCCTCCAACAATGAAAACAAGTTTGCAATAATTAAAAACAGGAAATACAAACAGAGGGTAAACACAGAAGTGCCCTGCATATCTCTTTACCTATCCCTATAACtgacaaaatcaaaataaatcatGCAAAATAGAATACTCTGTATGTATGCACACAGTATGCTTATTTTTGAAGAGTCATAGAATTCTACTTTCCTTTCTGCATAATTTCAGGGCTTTCTGTATGTagggctttggggtttttttagtgcAATACATAATGCCTATATATATTGCACAATATATATGTGATAGCACAGCGGGGAACCAGCTTGCCTAGAGCGcgagaggctgttagttcaaatccccgccagcgtgcttcccagactgtgcctagtagtcacctatattgggcagcagtgatataggacggtgctgaaaggcatcatctcattctgcacgggaGAAGACactggtaaactgctcctgtattctaccaagaaaatcacatggaatgtgattgctaggagctgacaccaactcaacagcacaatatAATGCCTATACCAGTGTTCTTCATGTTAAGACCCAGGGATCCTGGGgcctccatcaaccctaagtgtggtccccagactaattgtttattgaacCTGAGAGAAGCTCCACCAAAaccaaatactctgcacagccctgcAGCACCATGTGGAGACAAACATTCTTACCATGCTGTGTGATGTTTTGCCAAGTGCAGGTAGAGCTCTTTTAAAGGAAACTGAGCCCTCGTTGAGATCTTCCACCATTTTGAAAggcatgctgggaagtgtagcccttcctagcACTTTCCCCAGAGCTCTTATGCAGGGGCTTCATCTCTCGTAagagccctcccagcactgagaaaagtgtagCTCTTTGTGAAATtcagcacagcaggaaatggctctcacactggtgttttttgtttttgctccctgcttgaaaaataatgtCAATCACTGGCCTATATATTCTGAAGTGGACATCTACAATCAAGAAGAACTGAACCTTGTAACCCAATAACATATACTAAATTTGAACATATGTGCTTATTCTCCTGGGAAGTTCTTCTGTTGGGAATGAGAAGCAAAGAGCTATACAGAGAGCATTTAGAAGTGTTGCTttctgacccacccacccccaaatcatgCTTAGCCCAATTCTGAAGAGACTTCACCTATACATTCTGAAATGTGTGTTAGCAAGAGGGCTAGAAACTAAGTTGTTATTGTTTAAATGAAGGCTGAGAAGATCCTCAAGATGCTGAAACCAAGCCAATGCAGAATACATTCATGCTACACAATTCTTTTTTGCTAAGTAAATCAAAGCAgagtttttgttttatgtttgtattgCTGCAGTGTTATCACTATTTGATTATTATTCTTTCATGTTTTTATAAACATTAGCCACTTCAGAGAGCTGTGGGCCAGAAGTGGGGTAAAAATTATACACACATAAATACTTAAAAATTAGTAGTGTTATAGAACTGTTTAGGACTAGAATCCCATGCATGCTTGAGACAAAGTCCTGCTGAATTACTCCTGACACACAGAAGCAGACTGCCCAGTGTTCAAAATACATGACATACATTATTTTGATACTTTATAACAACAGTTTAAGGCAGATCAGTCACATCACCATATTGCAAATCAAAGACTGAGATTGAAAAATAATAGCTTGCTTAAGATGACCAAAGTAACTTTGCTTGTTTTCAATGCAGTCTCTTAACAGTAGAACTACAAACACATGTACCACAGTCCCAGTCCCCCCACTAAAAAGGTTTGGAGGCCTATTAGTGTCTTCTGTCCCAGTTCTGCTTTCTATTCCAAATATTGGCTGGAAGTAGAATTAATTGGGACCCAAAGGGGGTAAGATATGGGTTTTGTTTGTCTGAAGAAGCAgcagaggaagaaaaaaagaaacattcaGGAACAATTGAACAAATTACAGATAAAAGGAATTACACAGAAGGTGGGAAGGGGTGGGCAATACCCCAGGGAGGAAGGTATCCTTGGGAACAGATTAGCAAAAATACGGCAAAGCAGACAACTCCAAGGGAAGTGCTGCGGGGGGAACAGGAGTTTTGAAAAGTGGTTAAATTCTCTGGGTGGAGAACATTGGTTGAAGAACCTCTTCGCCCTTCCCCTGACAAAGGGGCCCTGCTCGTCCCTAAGCCCTGAAGTAGTTAAGTACAAAAGTTACTCACACGAGCCTCTCCTTACCATCCATAAACCTCCAAAGCTCCATTTTATCATAGACGATTAAACAGCAAGAATTCCACAAGGGGAGAAAAACAAGAAGCTCCTCTGAAGTAAGGAAAGCCACACACCAAGGTGCGCATGCGTCATAGAAAGCTACGCCTGTGCCGCAGCTTCCGGGTTAAACATCGAATTGGTTTTATGAAGCTCCCACGTCAAATACTTGGAGGTTTCACCATAGAGATACGGAAGGATAGAAGGGCGCCATTCAGGGTCCACAGAAAAATATGGCTAACCGCCGCTTTCGATTTTTTTGTAACGGAAATGTTGCccgatttggctttttttaattgtagtttttcttttaaatctcTGTGGTCGCAAGAGGCGACCTTTAAGACCATTGTAAAATGCATGTTGGTTTCATTTGTTATTGAGAGAAGTTtaattatggttttaattttttaaatttaaatttttattcatttaatttatttaacacattgataattacaatatctttcttaagtaTTAATCTATGTATCGTGTTTACGATTATTGTCTCGTGAGTTTGGACGTGTCTGGAGCTTTGCCGCATATGCGCATTGTGCACGGTTCGTGATTCAATGGTGATAACAAGTAAAATGCTCTTCCTGGGAAGTTATCTTTTGCCCGTTGGGAAGGAGGCGCATGCGCATTCTGTCCACAGGGGGCTTCGCACGTGATGGTGAGGTAGAGGTGCGTCGTTGCCCCGGTGCTTATTGTTTTCTCCTCGTGCTCACTCCCGCCTTTTCCAGTGTGACCGTTAACGTTATTTGCATGCCAATTACCATTATTTTTGTCATGGCGCCTCCTCATCTCTCTCTGTAGTGAAGGCTTTTTATCGGGGATACATCAGTTAAAACAGCGCTGGGCAGTTAAAAAAATCAACACTATGTCCCACTAATATTGTAAGATAATACCTAAGTAACAAgtattcttaaaattatttttacttATTTTCAAAGTGTCTTACAAGAATATATCTTTACCCTTTGCTGGTTGAGTAGTACATAGCCTAGAGATTAGTATAAGAAAAAGTTATGCtctgattcccccaccccctttttttcctACGTAGTAGACATgaggtaaaacaaaacaatagagTACATCCAAAtatgatgattttttaaattatctaaaaTTAATGGAACACCTTTTAACTCTGGTGTAATTAGCTATTAATTATAGAGAAGTAAATCATAAGAGAAGTTATGCATCATTGGCAAGAAAGGGCCTGAGTGACCTAAATGTTAGTCATATTACATGTTCATTTCTCATTATTCATTTTCACTTATCTGTAATTTACCTTTTCCATTAAACAGGCATGGCTAATTAATTAAGCAAACCTAATTACATCCGCCATGTTGAGAAGTGGCACCACAGACCGAATGAGCCGGCGAAGCAGCACCAGCATCAGGGATGGTAACCTAACTGGGACAGGGAGGTCACTTGGTCAGCAGCATTAGATGGAAGGGTTTAGGATGTCAGGCGAGGGCtgaggagacccaggttcaaatccctgctcggCTGTGAAACACACCCAGtgtgtgaccttgggccagtcctTCTCTCTtggcctgacctacctcacagggttgttgtgaggataaagcaggggcggggagagggagaaaaccaTGTAGACCTCCCTGCTGAGCTTCTTTGAGGAATGGAATGAAATACAGTACATAACATCCGTGGATCTGCTTGCCTGTTATGCACTGGCACCCGCAGCCCAGTGTGTCAGTTTCGCCATCATGCTGTGAGAGAGCAGGCAGTCCAGCCCCCCTTGACTAGTGTTTTTAGAAGGTGATCTGGGGTGGGCTAAAACTGGGTGGGCTGCCGTTTTCATtagccccctctctctccccaccccccactctcttCTCCAGTTATTCAGGCACTGCACCTCTTACTTCGTTGTATCCAATTAATCTCCTCTCCACTTTCCTGCTGGTTCTGTGGGGACAATTACTCTGCCTTATATAATTTGGTTGCTGTCGAGTCCTCTAACAATTCTGTCTGTTTTTTTCTTCTCCATTCCATGACGCTCTTTATCGGGGGTAGAGATTCCCCCTAAACATTTCAAGAGTTCCCCCCTTTACTTTATTACCCCACCAAACCCAATAACCCATATATCCACCCCAAAGCGTCTTTCCCATCCCCTCCCCGCAGGAGTTacttctcaagctttccctctgtgtgCACCCTAGTAGCGCGGTGGAGCTTCCTATCTCTGTCACCGCTTTCCCCGTGAGCCCGTTTTCGTTCATGTGTAACGAAAGCAGTTTCTGACTCAAAAGAAAATCGGGAAGAGCCATGCAGCAAGGATGGCTGGACTGAGGCGAAGCCCCTATTTCTGTCTCAGAAATGTGgtgggacacagctcgcccaatgcactttgccccttctatgcCCCTCCTCTCAGGTTTTTCCTTCTTCTGGCGCCGCCACTGCTAATCAGCGCGGTTTTATTTACGAGTGGGTCAATGTGATAGGGGGCTTTGGCATTTTATTTTACTGGGgtagttttttttgttttttgtttttgtttttaaatggaattGCTTTCCCGTGCAAATCAGGTTTCTCGGAGCTCCGGACTACTATTCCGACAATAAGGCGGGTAATGTGATAAACACGGCTTCGGACTGTCATTCATGATCATAGTTCCCTCTTGTCTTTTTAAAGTCTAAATAGTGTGTGAACTACATGTTCCATGATGCATTGTGGTTTCTCACCGGGTTAGCCTCATAGTGGTAGAAATTCTGTGGTTAGCAATTATTAGTGAGACTTGGGCAGTTAAGAGTTCTGAAGTACGTATATCTTTTCTATCTCAATCTTTCGGGGCTTAAAAAGGTCTTTTGGACTACACATCCCAGTGAGCTTCGCGGTACTACGCGTTGTTATAGTTTCCTCCGTCGTTGCactctaggagttgtagttcctcttttctttttcgtTCGCTTCGTCCTTTTCCTGAAGTACTACAATCCCATGATGCCGTTTCATCGGTGAGAGTAGCGCGTGCGCGGTTGAACCGGGCAGAGGCCTTATAGGTCCAGAGCTTATTGGCACCCCGTGTTCCTCTCCTTGAGGCAATTTAGCCCCCTGGGGTGAGTTATTGGGGTGCGGATCTCGGGAGCTGTTTTTCGGAAAGTAGAGGGGAGGAGTTCCCCATAAATGGAACTGTCTCTGCAGGATTAAGGGAGGATATGTGGGTTCTGTGTCAGGGTGAAGAAATGAGAGGAAGAAGAGTTTTGTGTGAAGGGGCCGAGTACTGAAAGAGGTTAAACTGTTATGCAGTTGATCCAAGTGCTTATAAGGAGGAAGTATTCCAAGTACAAGGGAAAGGTTTATGAATTGTTCTTCTACCACGAGTTACTATGTGCAGACGCCGGatttggggaaagggggtgggggtgaattgCTTGAAAATTACAAGGACTGCTTTGCGAGGGAAGTGTTTCTTGAATAGTACACAAAATAATTATTTTCTACTTATGCTGAAGGGGTGGGTGAGTGGTGGTAAAGCTCTGTGGATACTGATATCCCTCTCTGTTTCTAGAGGACGGGAAGATGAGTAGCTCGGAGGAAGTATCTTGGATTTCCTGGTTCTGTGGCTTGCGTGGTAATGAGTTCTTCTGTGAGGTGAGTTGGGAAGAAGGGCTCACTAAAAGTGCAAGATGGGTTTGCTGATGAGGGGCTGAAAGCCTGGAATTTTGAGTTATTTAGGAGGATggctgtgtatgtgtgcgcacTTAAGCCAAGGGTATGCAACTGGGAGGGAGCTGGCTTTGAACAATGTCTCCTGAGTGTACTGGAAGGTGGCAGCCTTGCAGGTTAGTGACATGTTGTTAAAAGATACTGAGATTTTTTAGGAAGGAAGATACTTGGTAGAATTTCTTGGGAGGCAAGTGGATTAAGGGGGTTTGAGAAATAAGGATGACCGACTGTGGTGATCCTGGGTTCCAGTATTTTGTATCTTTTATCTAGGTGGATGAAGATTATATCCAGGACAAGTTCAATTTGACTGGTCTCAATGA
Above is a window of Hemicordylus capensis ecotype Gifberg chromosome 2, rHemCap1.1.pri, whole genome shotgun sequence DNA encoding:
- the GPANK1 gene encoding G patch domain and ankyrin repeat-containing protein 1, producing MNRGPQLITFTRAQEESDLWRDGHVQKKSCRGSLIAAQEEGNTAGEAARTFYENLLASGDFERSLQRKRKVPYAHQPAQEAPRTQSHQGETDTRKGNQLLKAAQDGNLKSLRTLVEKEGCDVNYRDSYYWTATMCAAYAGCGEAVRYLLSHGAAWIGVCEMQGRDAMDLAEEAGHQEVVDVLQESERPRVKEESSSLQVPTERKYCAVCQTHYSEDTVALHERSTAHLFSRRDPLPPTRYHIPENNVGFQLMVKGGWDQEAGLGPEGTGRKFPIQTVLKRDQKGLGFCSNLKPKVTHFDANDPSAVEQPRDQRPRVERAATVGKREARRREAKAKAWERNLRTYMNIDF